CAAGAAGATGTCGAAAAAGCTGGAGGAATCCGGTTTTCAGGTTACACTTTCCTCGATGGGCGATTTTAAGCCTAATACCTTGAAAAATGTCGAAAATCTACTTGTTCTGGTGAGCACTCACGGAGAAGGAGAGGCGCCTGATAATGCGATTCCTTTCTACGAGTTTATTCATAGCAAGAGAGCGCCTCAGTTAGAAAAACTGAAATTTTCCGTGCTGGCATTAGGAGATACGTCTTACGAGTTCTTCTGCCAGACAGGTAAGGATTTCGACAAGCGTCTAGAGGAGCTAGGCGGCAATAGACTTACTCCGCGTGTTGACTGTGACGTAGACTTTGATGAGCCAGCGGCTGAGTGGATGAATGCGGTAATAAGCTCTCTGAGTGTGGCATCATCGGCTTCAGGGAGCGTAGCTGGAGTTAGTGTAGAGGCACAAGCAGGGGCCGAATCAGAATACTCAAGAACGAATCCATTTCCAGCAGAGATTCTAGAGAATTTAAATCTAAACGGTCGTGGATCAGATAGAGAAACCCGTCATATTGAGATATCTCTTGAGGGCTCTAACCTTCAATATGAACCAGGCGATAGCTTGGGCATCTATCCAGAGAACGATCCGCGCCTTGTGGACGAATTAATCGTAGCGCTGGGCTGGAACGCAGCTGAGGTCATTACGATTAATAAGAATGGCGATAAGCTACCTTTACGAGAGGCATTGCTTCGTCATTATGAGATTACGGTACTAACTAAGCCTTTGCTGACACAAGTGGCGGCAAACTTTGCTACAAGTAATGGGCTCAAAGAGCTACTTGAAGCAGGACGTGAACAAGAGCTTAAGGCATATTTAGGAGAACGGGATTTATTGGACTTGGTACAGGATTACTCGCTTAAGGGCGTGTCTGCATCTGAATTTGTATCTATCCTTAGAAAATTGCCTGCTCGCCTTTACTCAATAGCAAGCAGCTCGAAGGCTTTCCCAGATGAAGTAC
This portion of the Cohnella abietis genome encodes:
- a CDS encoding assimilatory sulfite reductase (NADPH) flavoprotein subunit; this translates as MELQVSNSPFNQEQVQLLNQLLPTLTDGQRIWLSGYLTALLGANNTVAQGVAPITTVETTVAPIAAAAVSKEVTVLVGSQTGNCNGLAKKMSKKLEESGFQVTLSSMGDFKPNTLKNVENLLVLVSTHGEGEAPDNAIPFYEFIHSKRAPQLEKLKFSVLALGDTSYEFFCQTGKDFDKRLEELGGNRLTPRVDCDVDFDEPAAEWMNAVISSLSVASSASGSVAGVSVEAQAGAESEYSRTNPFPAEILENLNLNGRGSDRETRHIEISLEGSNLQYEPGDSLGIYPENDPRLVDELIVALGWNAAEVITINKNGDKLPLREALLRHYEITVLTKPLLTQVAANFATSNGLKELLEAGREQELKAYLGERDLLDLVQDYSLKGVSASEFVSILRKLPARLYSIASSSKAFPDEVHVTVRTVRYEAHGRDRYGVCSVQLAERVQSGEKLPVYIQHNANFKLPENPSTPIIMIGPGTGVAPFRAFIGEREETAAEGKSWLFYGDQHFSTDFLYQTEWQRWLKDGVLTNMDVAFSRDTDKKVYVQHRMLEKSKELYKWIQEGAVVYVCGDEKKMAHDVHAALATILQQEGGLSPEEAAEQLTLMQQQKRYQRDVY